A window of Cytophagia bacterium CHB2 genomic DNA:
GCCGATCGTTTTCGCCTGTTTACGCACTGGCGTTTGCCCAAGCTGAGGGGCATTACGAACGCGCATCTTGATCTGGGCGGCACCTTCGTGCGCCGGCAAACACGCGTTCCGGCAAATGCCGATTATGCCAAGCCGCCGGCGCCTTATGCGCTGGTGGATGCAAGCCTGGGCTTTCAATTTGACCTTGCGGCGCAGCCTGTAATATTCGACGCCAGCGTGCAAAACGTTCTCAATACGAGGTATCGCGATTATCTCAGCCGTTATCGTTATTTCATTGATGATCCCGGCCGCAGCTTCATTCTGCGCCTGCAAATTCCCTTCGGTAAATTTGAACAAGAATAAATACGCTGCCGCAGTTGGCGATTCACGCTGAACAAAATTTTGAGTCCAACTCATATCTCAACCAAACTGCAAAGGAGTCGTAACATGAACTACAAACGCAATCATCGCAGAGGAATGTTGCTCTTGCTTCTTCCGGTGCTCCTGTTGTGGAGTTGCAAGGAAGACAATCCCACCAACCCGGACAATGGCAACGAGCAAGAGTTGATCACCACAGTGACTTTGTCACTCACGGAAAACGGCACGAGCAATGTTGTTACCGCAACGTTCAAGGACCCGGACGGTGACGGCGGCGCGGCACCGACTTTCGGCACGCTCACGTTGAAAGCCGGCAGCACCTACACCGGAAAAGTTGAATTGCTCGACGAATCAAAGAATCCGGCAGAAGACATTACGGAAGAGGTGAAAGAAGAAGCGGAAGCGCATCAATTTTTCTACACACCACAAGGCGCGTTGGCCGGAAGGCTCACGGTGACGATTACCGACAAAGACAGCAACAATCTGCCGGTGGGTTTGGAATTCACAGTTGCGGTTTTAGCAGGCGGCGCGGTCACGGGCAGCGCGACAAATTCGTTGAATGTCGTCCTCAGCCATTTTGATAATACGCCCAAGAACGGCGCAGACCGCAGTGATGAGTCGGACATCGATATCAATATTCCGGTGACGATTACCGATTGACTCTCGAAGTTTTTTGCGGGGATAGGAATGAATACCTCGAAAACGTTCACCAGCAGAATCGTGTGTCACTCGGCAAGTGAGGAAAACTTGATGATCCTATTCTCAAACGTTTTCGAGGCTTTGAATACATCAGTAACGAAACGAGTTGAGCCTCTGCAACACCGGCTCACGTCGCGGCAAACAAATTGATCAACCCCTGCGTGCCTTGCTCTCCCAAGCCTTTTTCCACAGCTTGTTGAAAGAGTTGATGGGTCAAAGCCGTGCCTGGAAACTCTTTGCCCAGGCTTTGCATCAGCTCTGCCGCCAGGCGCAAATCTTTACTCTGCAGGCGCATCATGAATCCCGGCGCGAAATCGTTTTTCAAAATGCGCGGCGCGAGATTGTTCAACATCCACGAGCCGGCAGCGCCGCCGCTGACGGCTTGTAGCGTGGTCTGCAAATCGAGCTTGGAAAGCTTGGCCAGGCGCAAGCCTTCTGTCATCGCGAGAATGTTCAGGGCACAGATGACTTGATTCACCAGCTTGGTGCGCTGGCCGTTGCCGTTCTTGCCGGTGTAAACGATATTCTTGCCCAGCGTTGCAAAAATCGGCTGGCACTTTTCAAAAATTTCCTGCTTGCCGCCGGCCATGATCGTCAATGTCGCGGCAATGGCGCCCGGTTCTCCCCCGCTCACGGGCGCGTCGAGCATCTCGCAGTTTGATTCGCGCATACGTTCGGCAAATTTCTCCGTAGCTTCCGGCGAAATCGTGCTCATGTCAATAACAATCTTTCCTGCAGAGAGTCCCTCCTTCACACCGGCATTGCCGAACAGAACCTCCTCAACGTCAGCGGTATCCGGCACCATCGTAATAATAACGTCACACGAGACCGCCAGCTCTGCCGGCGAATTGGCGGCCTCTGCGCCTTGCGCCACTAGTGACTTGGTTTTGCTCGCGGTACGATTGAATACCGTCAAGCGATAACCCGCCTTCAGCAAGTGTTCTGCCATGGGCCGGCCCATGATGCCGAGGCCAATAAATCCAATGTGCATAAAGTTACCTCCAACATGATATGATAGCGTTTTGCCATTGATGAATGTGTTATTGAGATGAATCTTGTGAAAATTCGATTTTAGACGGCAGCTTCACAAGATTCTTGCAGAATGACAAGTTCGACACAATTAAAACCGCTATAAAATGAAAAAGCCAATGAGTACGAACTCACTGGCTGATTTTTTTAAACAAGATCTCCGCTACAACGCGGTTTCAGAAAATGATCGACATGCTTAGCCGGTTGAGATTTCCGATTTCGCCGAAGGACGACATGCCGTAATCGAATTTGTATTGGCGATAATCGAGCCCCAAGCCGATCGAAAGTCCGGCGAAGCGATCGCTGTCGGTGCCGACCTTCTGATCGCGCCCAAGCGTGTTGTAGCCCAAACGCAAATAGGCGTTTTGCGAAAGATTGAACTCGCCGCCGGCGCGGAGTTGGATGTCTTCATCGGGATACGCCACCAGTGTCAGGCTGTACATCAGCGGCAAATGCGCCAGGCGTTTCGAAACGCCGAGTTGAAAATTCAGCGGCAAATCTTCTTTGGTCCCGTCAAACGCTTGACGCACGCGCCCGAGATTGAAAACTCCCGCGCCAAAAGCCAGATTATCAAACAAGCTGGAATGATAAATCATACCAAGATCGAGAGCGAAGGCATCCGAAGAAAAATCCGCCAGCGCGGAACGGATATACTTCAAATTGCCGCCCAAAAGGAGACGCTCGGAATGCGCCCGCGAATAGCTCAGGTAGGCAATCATGTTGTTTGCACTAAAACTGCCCAGCTCTTCACCGAATTCATTCGTGCGCTTAAAATCGCCG
This region includes:
- a CDS encoding NAD(P)-dependent oxidoreductase, with translation MHIGFIGLGIMGRPMAEHLLKAGYRLTVFNRTASKTKSLVAQGAEAANSPAELAVSCDVIITMVPDTADVEEVLFGNAGVKEGLSAGKIVIDMSTISPEATEKFAERMRESNCEMLDAPVSGGEPGAIAATLTIMAGGKQEIFEKCQPIFATLGKNIVYTGKNGNGQRTKLVNQVICALNILAMTEGLRLAKLSKLDLQTTLQAVSGGAAGSWMLNNLAPRILKNDFAPGFMMRLQSKDLRLAAELMQSLGKEFPGTALTHQLFQQAVEKGLGEQGTQGLINLFAAT
- a CDS encoding PorV/PorQ family protein, which produces MTKSLLLLAALFLPAMSLAQSTGYTFLRTPVGARQAAMAASFVSISKDAHSIYYNPAGLADMSTRAATFGYINNILDVQDFFGAYVMPHKQGSYGFALQYTDYGDFKRTNEFGEELGSFSANNMIAYLSYSRAHSERLLLGGNLKYIRSALADFSSDAFALDLGMIYHSSLFDNLAFGAGVFNLGRVRQAFDGTKEDLPLNFQLGVSKRLAHLPLMYSLTLVAYPDEDIQLRAGGEFNLSQNAYLRLGYNTLGRDQKVGTDSDRFAGLSIGLGLDYRQYKFDYGMSSFGEIGNLNRLSMSIIF